In Paenibacillus dendritiformis, the DNA window GGAGCCGTCGTGCCTCTCCCTTCCGAAATGTTGGTCCCTTCGAACAGACACGTCCCCGCATACAGCAATGCCGAGTCGAACCGCGGCAGCCCCAGGGACGGCATCACCCACGGAAGCCCGGCGTCAGGGAACTGCATCGTCCGATCCCAGCCTTCGCAGCGCACGATATGCAGCCGACCGTTCCACTTCATCTGCTCGTTCGCCATTGCCGCCACCTCGCCTGCCGTCAGGCCGTAGCGGACGCAGAGCGGATAATTCCCGACGAAGGAGCGATAGCCCGGCTTCAATAGATTCCCTTCCGCCGTCACGCCGTCGAGCGGATTGATCCGGTCCAGCACGACGAACTCCTTGCCCGCCTTCGCGCAATCCTCCAGGGCGTACAGCATCGTGTAAATGAAGGTGTAATACCGGACCCCGACATCCTGAATATCGTACACGACCATATCGACTTCATCCAGCATCTCCCGGCTCAAGCGCTTGGAGTCTTTGCGGTACAAGCTGTAGACGGGCACCTGCGTATACGGGTCCACATACGTCTCCACCTGGGCCCCCGCCGCCTGATCGCCGCGCACGCC includes these proteins:
- a CDS encoding exo-beta-N-acetylmuramidase NamZ domain-containing protein; this encodes MIRNGVDCIEEYAHLFQGKRIGLITAPTGLTKDFVSTIQVLHEKFNLAALFSPEHGVRGDQAAGAQVETYVDPYTQVPVYSLYRKDSKRLSREMLDEVDMVVYDIQDVGVRYYTFIYTMLYALEDCAKAGKEFVVLDRINPLDGVTAEGNLLKPGYRSFVGNYPLCVRYGLTAGEVAAMANEQMKWNGRLHIVRCEGWDRTMQFPDAGLPWVMPSLGLPRFDSALLYAGTCLFEGTNISEGRGTTAPFEIIGAPFIEAEKLAGEMNRMKLPGVVFRPVYFKPSFSKFREEQCGGVQLHVLDRRALRPLETGVQLLYAIKRNYEQFSFLPPVKENSRPFIDLLGGDSIYRAEPADVPAMLERFREESRDFADMKRQYHLYP